From one Branchiostoma floridae strain S238N-H82 chromosome 3, Bfl_VNyyK, whole genome shotgun sequence genomic stretch:
- the LOC118412515 gene encoding ficolin-2-like, producing the protein MSYCGQSDVEAASRHQHLVLSPARPEAFRMDCKMLLAAVLLAVACLTSPAQAAFTCPKTAYAVENQNTPKCPTTLANDIKTQQTAADKVKADVAKAKSQMTADKQSLESSLNLEKSKRAAAATKVTGLMTKATALQTAATAATTAATGTQAAITNLKRQMQLLKQKVNSLEAKANAAKPAGTGTTGTTGTGTTGTGTTGTGTKPGGTTGTGSTGTGTTGTGTTGTGTTGTGTTGTGTTGTGGTGGATKPTHPQDCGLIHKQNPSKPSGLYSTKVPGETNFVITYCDMTTDGGGWTVIQRRKAATPSFDRPWNDYKNGFGQPMDSFWWGLEKVYKVTKGENFRLRIEMEDTQGLKKSAVYDNFRIDSELNKYKLTVGKYSGNAGNALMTHNGIKFSSNDQDNDDYIPDSCAKAYRGGWWYNDHCFDANLNGYYSDKNPTGSSGFWLPFNGYKGLKASAMMIRHMDYNPPKSG; encoded by the exons GATGGACTGTAAGATGCTACTCGCGGCTGTACTCCTGGCGGTGGCGTGCCTCACGTCTCCCGCACAGGCCGCATTCACCTGCCCCAAAACAGCTTATGCCGTGGAGAACCAGAATACTCCCAAATGCCCGAC GACCCTGGCCAATGACATCAAGACCCAGCAAACTGCAGCGGACAAAGTCAAGGCGGATGTTGCGAAGGCGAAGTCCCAGATGACCGCCGACAAACAAAGTCTGGAGAGCTCACTGAATCTGGAGAAGAGTAAAAG GGCAGCAGCAGCCACTAAGGTGACGGGTCTAATGACCAAGGCCACCGCCCTACAGACAGCCGCCACCGCTGCCACCACTGCCGCCACCGGCACACAGGCAGCCATCACCAACCTGAAGAGGCAGATGCAGCTACTGAAGCAAAAA GTCAACTCTCTGGAAGCAAAGGCCAACGCAGCTAAACCCGCCGGTACCGGTACCACTGGTACCACAGGCACTGGTACCACAGGCACCGGCACCACcggcaccggtacaaaaccaggcGGTACCACCGGCACCGGTTCCACTGGTACAGGTACCACGGGCACTGGTACCACGGGAACCGGTACCACGGGCACCGGTACCACCGGTACTGGTACCACGGGCACTGGTGGTACCGGCGGCGCTACGAAGCCCACCCATCCTCAAG ACTGCGGATTGATCCACAAGCAGAACCCCAGTAAACCGTCTGGACTGTACAGCACCAAGGTCCCAGGGGAGACGAACTTTGTCATCACCTACTGTGACATGACCACTGACGGGGGCGGCTGGACTGTCATCCAAAGGCGTAAGGCGGCCACTCCGTCTTTCGACAG GCCGTGGAACGACTACAAGAACGGATTCGGGCAGCCCATGGACAGTTTCTGGTGGGGGCTGGAGAAGGTGTACAAGGTGACGAAGGGAGAGAACTTCCGCCTGCGCATCGAGATGGAGGACACACAAGGTCTGAAGAAGAGCGCCGTCTATGACAACTTCAG aaTTGACAGCGAGCTGAACAAGTACAAGTTGACCGTCGGCAAGTACTCAGGCAATGCTGGGAACGCCTTGATGACTCATAACGGGATCAAGTTCAGCAGCAATGATCAGGACAACGACGACTACATACCGGATAG CTGTGCTAAGGCCTACCGCGGAGGATGGTGGTATAACGACCACTGTTTCGACGCCAACCTGAacggctactacagcgacaAGAACCCCACCGGCTCTAGCGGCTTCTGGCTGCCTTTCAACGGCTACAAGGGCCTGAAGGCGTCCGCCATGATGATCCGTCACATGGACTACAACCCTCCTAAATCTGGGTAA
- the LOC118411083 gene encoding fibrinogen-like protein 1 → MLEMRTLAVLLLASLATFGSAQDKCVFKFEAAPPKGTTCASLKDITAMDKDLTDIKATKMASEIAPAMKKLKDAVKKRVQVEKILAEMTAKVKKMEDNMKKLDNPGAAAAAKPAAGNTGATGGAKPGAAAGAKPGGAAAGAKPGAAKPGAKPATPPKPADPGDDKDCAGLKLKDNSKKTGLASIKPPGQSAAMQVWCNMDIGQEPRGWVVILRRENGSLDFNKKFADYEKGFGTPSSPNDYWIGLQNLQKITAQDEWQLYVSLTDHDNKEAFAKYKKFKVSGADYKLTIEGFDILSTAGDGLTDFNFNSLPCTNHNYISYTSLTIVFPLLTQDSNGVGFSANDKDNDGSKTSECGKQYQSGWWFNQFCPNPANLNGKYHKKGDPFDSRGIFWREWRQNKNLKKAVMMLQRKRGAKPASG, encoded by the exons ATGTTGGAGATGAGAACACTTGCTGTGTTACTCCTGGCCAGTTTGGCCACTTTTGGGTCAGCACAGGATAAATGTGTCTTCAAGTTTGAGGCGGCGCCCCCCAAGGGGACAACCTGCGCCTCACTAAAGGACATCACGGCAATGGACAAGGACCTCACGGATATCAAG GCAACGAAAATGGCGTCTGAGATCGCCCCTGCCATGAAGAAACTAAAGGACGCCGTCAAGAAACGGGTTCAGGTTGAGAAGATACTTGCCGAGATGACAGCCAAGGTTAAAAAGATGGAGGACAACATGAAGAAGCTGGACAATCCAGGTGCCGCAGCAGCTGCGAAGCCTGCAGCTGGGAATACAGGTGCTACAGGTGGTGCTAAACCAGGTGCTGCAGCTGGCGCTAAACCAGGTGGCGCTGCAGCTGGTGCTAAACCAGGTGCTGCTAAGCCAGGTGCTAAACCAGCAACCCCACCTAAACCAGCTGATCCTGGTGATGACAAGG ATTGTGCTGGACTGAAATTGAAAGACAATAGTAAAAAGACAGGACTGGCCTCCATCAAGCCTCCAGGACAGTCAGCTGCCATGCAGGTCTGGTGTAACATGGACATAGGGCAGGAGCCCAGGGGATGGGTTGTTATACTCAGGAGGGAGA ATGGAAGCCTTGACTTCAACAAGAAGTTTGCTGACTATGAGAAAGGTTTTGGAACACCAAGCTCTCCAAATGACTACTGGATTGGGCTGCAGAATTTGCAGAAGATAACAGCACAG GATGAGTGGCAGCTGTACGTCTCTCTGACAGACCATGACAACAAAGAAGCGTTTGCCAAATACAAGAAGTTCAAGGTGTCCGGAGCCGACTACAAACTCACCATTGAAGGGTTTGATATTCTCAGCACAGCAGGAGATGGCTTAACT gactttaactttaactcaTTACCTTGCACAAATCATAATTATATATCTTATACCTCATTGACCATTGTTTTTCCCCTTCTTACCCAGGACAGCAATGGTGTTGGCTTCAGTGCCAATGACAAGGACAATGATGGTTCCAAAACCAGCGAGTGTGGGAAACAGTACCAGAGTGGCTGGTGGTTCAACCAGTTCTGCCCCAACCCTGCCAACCTCAATG GGAAGTACCATAAGAAGGGGGACCCATTTGACTCCAGGGGTATCTTCTGGAGAGAGTGGCGTCAGAACAAGAACCTGAAGAAGGCTGTGATGATGCTTCAGCGGAAGAGGGGGGCCAAGCCAGCTTCTGGCTAA
- the LOC118412568 gene encoding ficolin-1-like, which translates to MRPSRDAHLQSHIQICEGYHSHLVIRPVRTEATPPDDQQNGQNGPEASSPRMRSPDDSGTSGACSRYRIHLSHPYIITCARVLQMALKLVLPVCVLLMIAELVVPAAAQDFKCPTEAYDVPNQNTPRCPRSRSRGDSSASPDIAEKKTEADELKDKVMKAKSDTEADRLAMQNGLNLEKKKREDLANQLPDMMKTTADLKKSAEDHMDVLKTGQSEALNELKAKLQALKQKVNELEAKVTNDKDVRSGEEGKDNTDGKDNTDGKDNTDGKDNTDGKDNTDGKDNTDGKDNTDGKDNTDGKDNTDGKDNTDGTDKPKLPKPSKPKDVQDCAHIHEQDPSKRSGLYSTMVPGMRTSVITYCDMDNNKEGGGWTVIQRRQTSDSFEKVWNEYKHGFGNPMGTFWWGNEKVHQLTKQKPYHLRVEVQNAAGSKRVAVYEDFKLEDEDSKYTLKVGKYSGTAGDALMTHNGKKFSTKDQDNDTYQPYSCAEGYKGGWWYNDRCFDCNLNAEYENEVTEGKFGYWLPFNGYKGLVHTTMMIRPADYKPKTPEPITKP; encoded by the exons ATGAGACCATCACGTGATGCCCACCTCCAATCACATATACAAATTTGCGAAGGTTATCACAGCCATCTCGTAATCCGGCCTGTCCGCACTGAGGCCACGCCACCAGATGACCAGCAGAACGGACAAA ATGGCCCTGAAGCTAGTTCTCCCCGTATGCGTTCTCCTGATGATAGCGGCACTAGTGGTGCCTGCAGCCGGTATAGAATTCACCTGTCCCACCCCTATATAATAACCTGTGCCCGTGTGTTACAGATGGCCCTGAAGCTAGTTCTCCCGGTGTGCGTTCTCCTGATGATAGCGGAACTAGTGGTGCCTGCAGCCGCCCAAGACTTCAAATGTCCCACGGAAGCTTACGATGTCCCCAACCAGAACACTCCGCGGTGTCCCAGAAG CCGCAGTAGGGGGGACAGCTCTGCCAGTCCTGACATTGCTGAGAAGAAGACGGAGGCAGATGAACTCAAAGACAAGGTGATGAAAGCCAAGTCTGACACAGAAGCTGACCGACTGGCGATGCAGAACGGCCTGAACTTGGAGAAGAAAAAGAG GGAGGATCTAGCCAATCAGCTGCCCGATATGATGAAGACGACTGCCGACCTGAAGAAATCAGCAGAAGATCACATGGACGTCCTGAAaactggccaatcagaggctCTGAACGAACTCAAGGCCAAACTACAGGCCCTCAAACAAAAG GTGAATGAGCTTGAAGCCAAGGTTACTAATGATAAGGATGTCCGTAGCGGTGAGGAGGGAAAGGACAACACAGACGGGAAGGACAACACCGACGGGAAGGACAACACCGACGGGAAGGACAACACCGACGGGAAGGACAACACCGACGGGAAGGACAACACCGACGGGAAGGACAACACCGACGGGAAGGACAACACCGACGGGAAGGACAACACCGACGGGAAGGACAACACAGATGGCACCGACAAACCAAAACTACCAAAACCAAGCAAGCCAAAGGATGTCCAAG ACTGCGCACATATACACGAGCAGGACCCGTCCAAGCGGTCCGGGCTGTACAGTACCATGGTACCGGGCATGCGGACATCTGTCATCACATACTGTGACATGGACAACAAcaaggagggaggggggtggacCGTCATCCAGCGCAGACAGACGAGTGACTCCTTTGAAAA GGTCTGGAACGAGTACAAACATGGGTTTGGCAACCCCATGGGCACATTCTGGTGGGGAAACGAGAAGGTCCACCAACTCACCAAGCAGAAGCCATACCATCTGAGGGTGGAGGTGCAGAACGCAGCGGGCAGCAAGAGGGTCGCCGTGTACGAGGACTTCAA gtTGGAGGATGAGGACAGTAAGTACACCCTGAAGGTAGGGAAGTACTCCGGCACCGCTGGCGACGCCCTCATGACTCACAACGGGAagaagttcagcaccaaggaccaGGACAACGACACCTACcaaccatacag CTGTGCTGAAGGCTACAAGGGCGGCTGGTGGTACAACGACCGCTGCTTCGACTGCAACCTGAACGCCGAGTATGAGAACGAGGTCACGGAGGGGAAGTTCGGCTACTGGCTGCCCTTCAATGGCTACAAGGGGCTGGTCCACACAACCATGATGATCCGCCCAGCCGACTACAAACCGAAAACTCCTGAACCAATTACAAAACCTTAG